One region of Arthrobacter sp. StoSoilB22 genomic DNA includes:
- the gatA gene encoding Asp-tRNA(Asn)/Glu-tRNA(Gln) amidotransferase subunit GatA, with amino-acid sequence MTELKNELIRHSAADLAAKLTAREVTAVEVTQAHLDRIADVDGQVNAFLHVNGQEALAVAAEVDAARAAGGSAADELHALAGVPIAVKDLIVTIGQPTTAGSKILEGWHSPYDATVVKKLRAAKMPILGKTNLDEFAMGSSTEHSAYGPTRNPWDLDRIPGGSGGGSAAAVAAFEAPLALGTDTGGSIRQPGAVTGTVGVKPTYGAVSRYGAIAMASSLDQIGPVSRTVLDSALLQEVIGGHDPFDSTSLTDPFNDLVAAARVGNVAGMKIGIVKELHGEGYQAGVENRFNESLELLKDAGAEIVEVSCPNLKYALGAYYLIMPSEVSSNLAKFDGVRFGLRVLPKDGPMTIERVMGATRAAGFGDEVKRRIILGTYALSAGYYDAYYGSAQKVRTLIQRDFDAAFAKADVLISPTAPTTAFKLGEKLDDPLAMYLNDVATIPANLAGIPGLSLPGGLADEDGLPVGIQLLAPARKDARLYRVGAVLESMLEEKWGGPMLSQAPELKTAVLGAVSNTAGGSN; translated from the coding sequence ATGACTGAGCTGAAGAACGAACTCATCCGCCATTCCGCTGCCGATCTCGCTGCCAAGTTGACTGCCCGCGAGGTTACCGCCGTCGAGGTCACGCAGGCGCACCTTGACCGTATTGCCGACGTCGACGGTCAGGTTAACGCGTTCCTGCACGTTAATGGCCAAGAGGCTTTGGCCGTCGCGGCCGAGGTCGATGCTGCCCGCGCCGCCGGCGGTTCCGCTGCTGATGAGCTGCATGCCCTCGCCGGTGTGCCGATCGCGGTGAAGGACCTCATTGTCACCATCGGGCAACCGACGACGGCTGGTTCGAAGATCCTTGAGGGCTGGCACAGCCCGTACGACGCCACCGTGGTGAAGAAGCTGCGCGCGGCCAAGATGCCGATCCTGGGTAAAACCAACCTGGATGAGTTCGCCATGGGTTCCTCCACGGAGCACTCGGCCTACGGCCCCACCCGCAACCCGTGGGATTTGGACCGTATTCCTGGTGGTTCGGGTGGTGGCTCCGCTGCCGCCGTCGCCGCTTTCGAAGCGCCGCTGGCCCTCGGCACGGACACCGGTGGCTCCATCCGCCAGCCCGGCGCCGTCACTGGAACCGTGGGCGTGAAGCCCACCTACGGTGCTGTGTCCCGTTACGGTGCCATTGCCATGGCGTCGTCACTGGACCAGATCGGCCCTGTCTCCCGTACGGTGTTGGACTCCGCACTGCTGCAGGAAGTCATCGGCGGCCACGATCCGTTCGACTCCACGTCGCTGACGGATCCTTTCAACGATCTTGTTGCAGCCGCCCGCGTCGGCAACGTGGCGGGCATGAAGATTGGCATCGTCAAGGAACTTCACGGCGAGGGCTACCAGGCTGGCGTCGAGAACCGTTTCAACGAGTCCCTTGAGCTGCTGAAGGATGCCGGCGCCGAAATCGTTGAAGTTTCCTGCCCCAACCTGAAGTACGCCTTGGGCGCTTACTACCTGATCATGCCGTCCGAGGTGTCCAGCAACCTGGCAAAGTTCGACGGCGTCCGCTTCGGCTTGCGCGTCCTGCCCAAGGACGGGCCCATGACCATCGAGCGAGTTATGGGTGCTACCCGTGCCGCGGGCTTCGGTGACGAAGTGAAGCGACGCATCATCCTGGGCACTTACGCGTTGAGCGCCGGCTACTACGACGCTTACTACGGCTCGGCACAGAAGGTCCGTACGCTGATCCAGCGTGACTTCGACGCCGCCTTCGCGAAGGCTGATGTTCTGATTTCCCCGACCGCGCCCACCACGGCGTTCAAGTTGGGGGAGAAGCTGGACGATCCGCTGGCGATGTACCTGAACGACGTCGCCACGATCCCGGCCAACCTCGCCGGCATTCCGGGCCTGTCTCTGCCGGGTGGCCTGGCCGACGAAGACGGCCTGCCTGTTGGTATCCAGCTGCTGGCTCCTGCTCGCAAGGATGCCCGCCTGTACCGCGTGGGTGCGGTCCTCGAATCCATGCTTGAAGAGAAGTGGGGCGGTCCGATGCTTTCGCAGGCGCCTGAGCTGAAAACTGCTGTGCTCGGTGCAGTATCCAACACCGCCGGAGGTTCCAACTAA
- a CDS encoding GNAT family N-acetyltransferase: MLSPITVRPALPEDYDAVARITQESYVTAGYYGDADHPYLQKLQDVAGRAEHAEILVAERNGEVIGSVTAAPAGGGFSDIGLEDELELRTLVVDPAVQRSGAGRALVQAVVDQAKAMDGIKAVSLTTGATWESANALYARTGFDRARHRDWFVPGTDIKLFVYRLDLPQS, encoded by the coding sequence GTGCTTTCGCCGATTACCGTCCGTCCCGCCCTGCCCGAAGACTACGACGCCGTTGCCCGCATTACGCAGGAGTCTTACGTCACCGCGGGGTACTACGGCGACGCCGATCACCCGTACCTGCAGAAGCTCCAGGACGTGGCAGGACGCGCGGAACACGCAGAGATCCTGGTGGCTGAGCGCAACGGCGAGGTCATCGGCTCGGTAACTGCGGCACCGGCAGGCGGCGGCTTTTCGGACATCGGCCTCGAGGACGAACTGGAACTCCGTACCCTCGTAGTGGATCCGGCAGTCCAGCGCTCAGGTGCGGGCCGCGCCTTGGTGCAGGCCGTCGTCGACCAAGCCAAGGCCATGGACGGAATTAAAGCCGTATCTTTGACCACCGGCGCCACGTGGGAAAGCGCCAACGCCCTCTATGCGAGGACAGGCTTTGACCGTGCCCGGCACCGTGACTGGTTTGTCCCCGGCACCGACATAAAGCTGTTCGTTTACCGGCTGGACCTCCCGCAGTCATAA
- the gatB gene encoding Asp-tRNA(Asn)/Glu-tRNA(Gln) amidotransferase subunit GatB produces the protein MSVDATLSFEEAMEKYDPVLGFEVHVELNTKTKMFSSAPNVFGDEPNTNVNEVDLGMPGVLPVVNKTAVESSIKIGLALNCKIAETCRFARKNYFYPDTPKNFQTSQYDEPIAYDGYLDIELEDGTVFRVEIERAHMEEDAGKLTHMGGAAGRIQGADYSLVDYNRSGVPLVEIVTKPIEGAGSRAPELAKAYVAAVREIVKNLGVSDAKMERGNVRCDANVSLRPHGRERFGIRSETKNVNSLRAVEHAVRYEIQRHAAVLDSGEPVIQETRHWHEDTRSTTSGRPKSDADDYRYFPEPDLVPVVASREWVEELRATLPEPPAERRKRLKEAWGYSDLEFRDVVNAGVMDSIEETIAAGASADVARKWWMGEIVGRAKVADVDPSELGVTPQVIVELNKLVEDGKINNKMATQVLDGVLAGEGTPAEIVEKRGLAVVSDDGPLLEAIDAALAAQPDVAEKIRGGKVQAIGAIVGGVMKATRGQADAGRVRELILEKLGVEG, from the coding sequence ATGTCCGTCGACGCAACCCTGAGCTTCGAAGAGGCCATGGAGAAGTACGATCCCGTCCTGGGGTTCGAGGTCCACGTGGAGCTCAACACCAAGACCAAAATGTTCTCCTCCGCTCCCAACGTCTTCGGTGATGAACCGAACACCAACGTCAACGAGGTTGACCTGGGCATGCCCGGCGTCTTGCCCGTGGTAAACAAGACCGCAGTGGAGTCCTCCATCAAGATCGGCCTTGCCCTGAACTGCAAGATCGCCGAGACCTGCCGCTTCGCCCGGAAGAACTACTTCTACCCGGACACCCCCAAGAACTTCCAGACCTCCCAGTACGACGAGCCGATCGCCTATGACGGTTACCTCGACATTGAGCTGGAGGACGGGACGGTGTTCCGTGTGGAGATCGAGCGCGCCCACATGGAAGAAGACGCCGGCAAGTTGACCCACATGGGTGGCGCGGCGGGCCGTATCCAAGGTGCCGACTACTCGTTGGTGGATTACAACCGTTCCGGCGTTCCCCTGGTGGAAATCGTCACCAAGCCGATCGAAGGCGCCGGCAGCCGTGCACCCGAGCTGGCCAAGGCATACGTCGCAGCAGTCCGCGAGATCGTGAAGAACCTGGGCGTTTCCGACGCCAAGATGGAACGCGGCAACGTCCGTTGCGATGCCAACGTTTCCCTGCGACCGCACGGACGTGAGCGCTTCGGTATCCGTTCGGAGACCAAGAACGTGAACTCCCTGCGCGCCGTGGAGCACGCTGTTCGTTACGAAATCCAGCGGCATGCCGCCGTTCTGGATTCCGGCGAGCCGGTTATCCAGGAGACGCGTCACTGGCACGAGGACACGCGTTCGACGACGTCGGGCCGGCCCAAGTCTGATGCTGACGACTACCGCTACTTCCCGGAGCCGGACCTGGTTCCCGTCGTCGCCTCCCGCGAGTGGGTGGAAGAACTCCGCGCCACCCTCCCCGAACCGCCGGCCGAGCGCCGCAAGCGCCTCAAGGAAGCATGGGGCTACTCGGATCTGGAATTCCGTGATGTGGTGAACGCCGGCGTCATGGACTCCATCGAAGAGACCATCGCAGCCGGTGCCTCCGCTGACGTTGCCCGTAAGTGGTGGATGGGTGAGATTGTTGGCCGCGCCAAGGTTGCCGACGTCGATCCTTCCGAACTCGGTGTCACCCCGCAGGTCATCGTTGAGCTAAACAAGCTGGTTGAAGACGGCAAGATCAACAACAAGATGGCAACCCAGGTCTTGGACGGCGTACTCGCCGGCGAAGGCACTCCGGCTGAAATCGTTGAGAAGCGCGGCCTCGCAGTTGTATCCGACGACGGGCCCCTGCTGGAGGCCATCGACGCCGCGCTTGCCGCACAGCCGGATGTCGCAGAGAAGATCCGTGGCGGCAAGGTCCAGGCCATTGGCGCAATTGTTGGCGGCGTCATGAAGGCCACCCGTGGCCAGGCTGACGCGGGCCGTGTCCGTGAACTCATTCTGGAGAAGCTCGGCGTCGAGGGCTAA
- a CDS encoding ATP-binding protein, producing the protein MRFSTQTLLLQLGVVLLVVLLSGTVHAWLVYERIGAEAENQALTLARTVAADPDIRSGVQTISKEEGTPPPDVLASGPLQAAAEAVRLRTGALFVVITDETGLRLAHPETARLGERVSTDPSVALGGQEITTRNTGTLGPSAGAKVPVYAPGSSETIVGEVSVGYSVESLSNSLARDIVPIALTAGGALIAGVLASFLLRRRLQRLTLGLEPEEISSLVHDQVAVLQGVDDGVIGISADGRISVFNAAAARLLDMPDATGQDWASATVPQQLKKLTQPAARDAEAVEIVAGARVLVASARKAWHRQEDLGWVVMLRDRTELQQLTRQLDAVGTMSTALRAQRHEFANQLHTIAGFMSIGQHEAAKEYLARISATGPLKFPVEQAELLQDAYLQAFVGAKGVEASERGVALRIGPETLVRGHVADPQDVTTVLGNLIDNAVSAAVAGSSAERWVEVELLDDVAENGGTLHLLVGDSGDGLGSLEPEEVFAEGFTTSEQPVRSGAGQGLGLALVRQLARRRGGDVRVLEPGGHGGPGAVFMATIPGVMDSAEHAGTAADSTLRKDSNG; encoded by the coding sequence ATGCGTTTCTCCACCCAAACCCTTCTCCTTCAGCTGGGGGTTGTGCTGTTGGTGGTCCTGCTCAGCGGGACTGTCCATGCGTGGCTGGTGTACGAACGCATCGGCGCCGAAGCTGAAAACCAGGCACTAACCCTCGCCAGGACGGTCGCCGCAGATCCCGACATCAGGTCCGGCGTGCAAACCATCAGCAAGGAGGAGGGAACCCCTCCCCCGGATGTCCTCGCGTCCGGTCCCCTGCAGGCTGCGGCCGAGGCTGTGCGGTTGCGGACCGGGGCCTTGTTCGTGGTGATCACGGACGAAACCGGCCTGCGCCTGGCACACCCTGAGACGGCACGGCTGGGCGAACGCGTCAGCACAGACCCTTCAGTGGCACTGGGCGGGCAAGAAATCACTACCCGCAACACAGGAACGTTGGGGCCCTCGGCCGGTGCAAAGGTGCCGGTGTACGCGCCTGGAAGTTCTGAGACGATTGTGGGCGAAGTCAGCGTGGGCTACTCGGTTGAGTCGCTCAGCAACAGCCTTGCCCGGGACATCGTGCCCATCGCACTCACCGCTGGCGGCGCCCTGATTGCCGGCGTCCTGGCGTCCTTCCTGCTCCGGCGCAGGCTACAACGGCTCACGCTCGGTTTGGAACCGGAGGAAATCAGCAGCTTGGTCCACGACCAAGTGGCAGTGCTCCAGGGCGTTGATGATGGCGTGATCGGGATATCCGCGGACGGACGCATCTCCGTATTCAATGCCGCCGCCGCACGGCTCCTGGACATGCCCGATGCCACTGGCCAGGATTGGGCTTCCGCCACGGTTCCTCAACAGCTCAAAAAGCTCACCCAACCGGCAGCCCGGGACGCCGAAGCCGTCGAAATCGTGGCCGGCGCACGCGTTCTTGTGGCCAGCGCCCGCAAAGCCTGGCATCGGCAGGAGGACCTGGGGTGGGTGGTCATGCTGCGGGATCGTACGGAATTGCAGCAACTGACCCGCCAGCTCGACGCCGTGGGGACCATGTCCACGGCCCTGCGCGCCCAACGCCACGAGTTCGCCAACCAACTTCACACCATTGCCGGTTTCATGAGCATCGGCCAGCACGAAGCCGCCAAGGAGTACCTGGCCCGGATCTCAGCCACTGGTCCGCTGAAGTTCCCCGTAGAGCAGGCTGAACTGCTCCAGGACGCGTATCTTCAGGCCTTCGTTGGTGCGAAAGGCGTGGAGGCTTCGGAACGCGGAGTGGCCCTCCGCATCGGTCCCGAAACACTGGTCCGTGGGCACGTGGCCGATCCGCAAGACGTCACCACCGTGCTCGGCAACCTGATCGACAACGCGGTGAGTGCCGCCGTCGCCGGCTCTTCAGCGGAACGTTGGGTGGAAGTCGAACTCCTGGACGATGTCGCCGAAAACGGTGGGACCCTGCACCTCCTGGTGGGCGATTCCGGTGACGGTTTGGGGAGCCTGGAACCGGAAGAGGTTTTCGCCGAAGGATTTACGACGTCGGAACAACCGGTACGCTCGGGGGCTGGACAAGGTTTGGGGCTGGCGCTGGTGCGGCAGCTGGCGCGGCGGCGTGGCGGCGATGTCCGCGTCTTGGAGCCCGGCGGCCACGGCGGTCCGGGGGCGGTGTTCATGGCGACCATCCCCGGCGTCATGGATTCAGCGGAGCATGCGGGCACAGCGGCCGACTCAACGTTGAGGAAGGACAGCAATGGCTGA
- the gatC gene encoding Asp-tRNA(Asn)/Glu-tRNA(Gln) amidotransferase subunit GatC, whose protein sequence is MAAINRDDVAHLARLAHIEMSAEELDRMAVELAVIVDSVKSVSEAAGEDVPATSHPIPLTNVFREDVVGHTFTAEQALSGAPDAYENRFKVPAILDED, encoded by the coding sequence ATGGCTGCGATCAACCGTGACGACGTCGCGCATCTTGCGCGTCTGGCTCACATTGAAATGAGTGCCGAAGAACTGGACAGGATGGCTGTTGAGCTTGCTGTCATCGTGGATTCGGTCAAGAGCGTGAGCGAAGCTGCGGGGGAGGACGTCCCGGCGACGTCGCACCCGATTCCGTTGACCAATGTGTTCCGGGAGGACGTTGTGGGTCACACGTTTACGGCTGAGCAGGCGCTTTCCGGCGCACCGGATGCTTACGAGAACCGTTTCAAGGTCCCGGCAATCCTGGATGAGGACTAA
- a CDS encoding SLC13 family permease, whose protein sequence is MLVLLGFAMIAVFMVLIMTKKLTPVLALIIVPTVFGLFAGAGLGIGDMVMDSMKSMTSTAALLMFAIIYFGLMIDVGLFDPLVKFILRKLGNDPAKVVLGTAILAAAVSLDGDGSTTFILTTAAMLPVYLRLKMSPVVLTCVAGLANGTMNILPWGGPTARAATALKLDVNDVFVPMVPSLIVGLLVVLVFAWLLGLQERNRLRTTAPEIWGDVADPSEAFDGGAGRGGGLVAAGSGSGSGAGRFGFGRNSVSTTAGKPGTGGGSGVAVLEDPATLVDDHDTAMADTALDPNRTTLRPKLFWFNLGLTVAVMVVLVANIVPLPFVFMVGSAIALLVNFPKVKDQGAQLIAHAPSIVAVVSMVMAAAVLTGVLNGTGMVKAMSEWLVQIIPAEMGPFMAVITGLLSIPMTFFMSNDAFYFGVLPVLSETAAHYGVDAVDMARASITGQPFHLQSPLVPAILLLVSLAKVDLGDHHKKVLWRTAVISVVMLAVGVLTGAIGIG, encoded by the coding sequence GTGCTGGTTTTGCTTGGATTCGCAATGATTGCGGTATTCATGGTCCTGATCATGACCAAAAAATTGACGCCAGTACTGGCGCTGATCATCGTCCCCACCGTCTTCGGCCTCTTCGCCGGGGCGGGCCTCGGCATCGGCGACATGGTGATGGACTCCATGAAGTCCATGACGTCCACGGCCGCGCTCCTCATGTTCGCCATCATCTACTTCGGCCTGATGATCGACGTCGGACTGTTCGACCCCCTGGTGAAGTTCATCCTGCGCAAGCTGGGCAACGACCCCGCCAAAGTGGTCCTCGGCACCGCCATCCTGGCGGCCGCAGTCTCCCTGGACGGCGACGGCTCCACCACCTTCATCCTCACCACGGCCGCCATGCTCCCGGTGTACCTGCGGCTTAAAATGAGCCCAGTGGTCCTGACTTGCGTGGCCGGCCTTGCGAACGGCACCATGAACATCCTTCCGTGGGGTGGTCCCACAGCCCGCGCAGCAACCGCGCTCAAGCTCGATGTCAACGACGTCTTCGTGCCCATGGTCCCCTCGCTCATCGTTGGGCTCCTGGTGGTTCTGGTGTTCGCATGGTTGCTCGGCCTGCAGGAACGCAACCGTCTCCGCACCACCGCTCCGGAGATCTGGGGCGACGTCGCCGATCCTTCGGAAGCGTTCGACGGCGGCGCGGGCCGCGGCGGCGGTTTGGTTGCCGCGGGTTCGGGTTCAGGCTCCGGTGCTGGCCGCTTCGGCTTCGGCCGCAACTCCGTCTCCACAACTGCCGGCAAGCCGGGAACCGGCGGAGGTTCCGGCGTCGCGGTTCTTGAAGACCCGGCCACGCTGGTGGACGATCACGACACCGCCATGGCAGACACTGCCCTGGACCCCAACCGCACTACGCTGCGTCCCAAGCTGTTCTGGTTCAACCTTGGCCTGACCGTCGCCGTCATGGTGGTCCTAGTGGCCAACATCGTCCCGCTGCCGTTCGTGTTCATGGTGGGCTCCGCGATCGCCCTGCTGGTCAACTTCCCCAAGGTCAAGGACCAGGGCGCCCAGTTGATCGCCCACGCACCGTCCATCGTCGCGGTCGTCAGCATGGTCATGGCCGCCGCAGTCCTCACCGGTGTCCTCAACGGCACCGGCATGGTCAAGGCAATGTCAGAGTGGCTCGTCCAGATCATTCCCGCCGAAATGGGCCCGTTCATGGCAGTCATCACCGGCCTTTTGAGCATCCCGATGACGTTCTTCATGAGCAACGACGCCTTCTACTTCGGGGTCCTGCCGGTCCTTTCCGAAACCGCCGCACACTACGGCGTGGATGCAGTGGACATGGCCCGCGCCTCCATCACCGGGCAGCCCTTCCACCTGCAGAGCCCCCTGGTGCCGGCCATCCTCCTGCTGGTTTCACTCGCCAAGGTCGATCTGGGTGACCACCACAAGAAGGTCCTCTGGCGCACGGCCGTGATCTCGGTGGTCATGCTGGCAGTCGGAGTACTGACTGGAGCCATCGGCATCGGCTAA
- a CDS encoding alpha/beta hydrolase, whose product MEEAAVPLLEQAQGIVNVVQAAASEWSGLVDAYRAPEAAELVAAFGTPTRVSEGLRAGLATVFRALMGYADSVRELNRRRGVLLEEIEDFRRRTRLRLGEVVPFDGVPETPSLGSSHGKPVALELAELRQRVSSLAAEHEQAEQDCARLICAVRPVDVSVPVYYDGGTVTDFAVERTRSRLKDLESAEVAGATGALEMLELLGTLTPGQLLDYGMAESDFLRSGFSCPPTVGQVKDWWAGLSSEQQAALLVAAPGVIGNLNGVPFKARAKANRVNLDAVFKDPRTSAVDRAALQVIYEALEPRKGNDEDPAAPRSMVSFTPDENGKPLVAVAIGDLDTATNVTWNVPGMKTTVADGLESWTKSAQDLYGGQERALEIQDDHPGVAVVSWVGYDSPEEPPSAEVLSTELAKAGGAKLAAALDGFTETRASESVDVSPPSLNVVAHSYGTTTASYALKALKHAVATATFFGSAGIEWREIGSAADLHVAKDPAGKPEVYVTAASEDRVAPLGIVGSGLRGREGRWDPADDWFGGKNFSSEGGYDPDTGTVYKRTAGHDAKGWAADGSGDTVFAATTGHGYLDPRTESGHNIALTSTGRGHLIKELIPLRHEEKPGYGGMSFPTGPLIERDLTPEELAEEQSR is encoded by the coding sequence TTGGAGGAAGCAGCGGTTCCGTTGTTGGAGCAGGCGCAGGGCATTGTGAATGTGGTTCAGGCTGCGGCGTCGGAGTGGTCGGGCTTGGTGGATGCCTATCGGGCTCCGGAGGCGGCGGAGCTGGTGGCTGCGTTCGGGACCCCGACCCGGGTGAGTGAGGGGCTCCGGGCGGGGTTGGCTACCGTGTTTCGGGCGTTGATGGGGTATGCGGATTCGGTGCGGGAGTTGAATCGGCGTCGGGGTGTGCTGTTGGAGGAGATCGAGGATTTCCGTAGGCGAACGCGGCTGCGCCTCGGCGAAGTGGTGCCTTTTGATGGTGTTCCGGAAACGCCGTCCTTAGGAAGCAGCCATGGGAAGCCGGTGGCGCTGGAGCTCGCAGAGTTGAGGCAGAGGGTGTCTTCACTGGCGGCTGAGCATGAGCAGGCTGAGCAAGATTGCGCCAGGCTGATTTGCGCTGTGCGTCCGGTTGATGTGTCGGTGCCGGTGTATTACGACGGCGGAACGGTGACGGATTTCGCGGTGGAGCGGACCCGTTCGCGGTTGAAGGACTTGGAAAGTGCTGAAGTCGCCGGTGCTACGGGGGCGTTGGAAATGCTGGAGTTGTTGGGCACTCTCACGCCGGGCCAGTTGCTTGATTACGGGATGGCCGAGTCCGATTTCCTGCGGTCGGGGTTTTCTTGTCCCCCGACGGTGGGCCAGGTAAAGGACTGGTGGGCGGGGTTGTCCTCAGAGCAGCAGGCCGCGTTGCTGGTCGCCGCGCCGGGGGTGATCGGGAACCTCAACGGGGTGCCGTTCAAGGCCCGGGCGAAAGCGAACCGGGTGAATCTTGATGCCGTGTTCAAGGACCCCCGGACCAGCGCGGTAGACAGGGCCGCGCTGCAGGTGATCTACGAGGCGCTCGAGCCCCGCAAGGGAAACGATGAAGATCCCGCGGCGCCGCGAAGCATGGTCTCTTTCACCCCGGACGAGAACGGCAAGCCACTCGTGGCGGTTGCGATCGGGGATCTGGACACGGCCACCAACGTGACGTGGAACGTCCCCGGCATGAAAACCACAGTGGCGGACGGGCTGGAATCCTGGACGAAATCAGCACAGGACCTATATGGGGGGCAGGAGCGTGCCCTCGAAATACAGGACGACCACCCGGGCGTGGCTGTTGTGTCGTGGGTTGGCTATGACAGCCCGGAAGAACCGCCCAGTGCCGAGGTGTTGTCGACCGAACTGGCCAAGGCCGGCGGTGCCAAACTGGCCGCTGCGTTGGATGGCTTCACCGAAACCCGGGCGAGTGAATCTGTCGATGTCAGCCCGCCGAGCTTGAACGTGGTGGCCCACTCCTACGGGACCACCACGGCCTCGTACGCGCTGAAAGCACTCAAGCATGCGGTGGCGACGGCGACGTTCTTCGGGTCTGCAGGTATTGAGTGGCGGGAGATCGGCTCGGCCGCTGACCTGCACGTGGCCAAAGACCCGGCCGGGAAACCCGAGGTGTATGTGACCGCGGCCAGCGAGGACCGGGTGGCCCCGTTGGGGATCGTCGGCAGTGGGCTGAGAGGCCGGGAAGGTCGGTGGGATCCAGCCGATGACTGGTTTGGGGGAAAGAACTTCTCCTCAGAGGGCGGCTACGACCCCGACACGGGCACGGTTTACAAGAGAACGGCAGGCCACGACGCCAAAGGCTGGGCGGCCGACGGTAGCGGCGACACCGTCTTCGCCGCCACGACCGGTCACGGCTACCTGGATCCGAGGACCGAGTCCGGTCACAACATTGCCCTCACCTCAACCGGGCGCGGCCATCTGATCAAGGAACTGATCCCGCTCCGCCACGAAGAGAAGCCCGGCTACGGCGGCATGAGCTTCCCCACCGGGCCCCTGATCGAACGCGATCTCACCCCGGAAGAACTCGCCGAGGAGCAGAGCAGATGA
- a CDS encoding DUF6507 family protein, with the protein MALQLYGDTVLMPGLQALAQRTANIFGGAQAAIAAYVAGDEQMATTSLAQTKSLDGWPGAGLRVERFRPVPVR; encoded by the coding sequence GTGGCCCTCCAGCTTTACGGCGACACCGTGCTGATGCCTGGCCTGCAGGCCTTGGCGCAACGAACGGCCAATATTTTTGGTGGTGCACAGGCTGCTATTGCCGCCTATGTTGCCGGTGATGAGCAGATGGCCACCACGTCCTTGGCGCAGACCAAAAGTTTGGACGGCTGGCCCGGCGCGGGTTTGCGGGTGGAACGGTTCCGTCCGGTGCCGGTGCGTTAG
- a CDS encoding response regulator: MAEDLRVLIVDDDFHVARLHAAYVDSVAGFMALAPAGSVSQALQAIHSLRPDLVLLDVYLPDGSGLDLLGQLDVDAIMLTAASDAQSIKVALRRGALGYMLKPFTAESLSQQLRSYARYRRILGQQAAVDQITIERAKRSLIPGDVAPAAKPRSATEAAVLESLLPGEQYSAAEVAERVGVSRATAQRYLSSLADDGAVEIQLRYGSTGRPEHRYGVPG; the protein is encoded by the coding sequence ATGGCTGAGGATTTACGGGTGTTGATCGTGGACGATGATTTCCACGTGGCAAGGCTCCATGCCGCCTATGTGGATTCTGTGGCAGGATTCATGGCCTTGGCGCCGGCGGGATCTGTTTCACAGGCCCTGCAAGCGATCCACAGCCTCCGCCCGGACCTGGTGCTGCTGGACGTGTATCTGCCGGACGGCTCTGGTTTGGACCTGTTGGGGCAGTTGGACGTCGATGCCATCATGCTGACTGCTGCCTCTGATGCGCAGTCCATCAAGGTTGCCCTGCGCCGCGGCGCGCTGGGATACATGCTCAAGCCCTTCACCGCGGAGTCCCTGTCCCAACAGCTCAGGTCCTATGCCAGGTACCGGCGGATTCTGGGCCAACAGGCCGCCGTGGACCAGATCACCATTGAACGCGCCAAACGGTCTTTGATCCCCGGCGACGTCGCACCGGCCGCGAAACCCCGTTCGGCAACCGAGGCGGCCGTCCTGGAATCGTTGCTTCCCGGCGAGCAGTATTCAGCTGCCGAGGTGGCAGAACGGGTTGGCGTTTCCCGGGCCACGGCGCAAAGGTACCTGTCCTCGCTGGCGGACGATGGCGCCGTCGAGATCCAACTGCGCTACGGAAGCACAGGCCGCCCGGAACACCGCTACGGCGTCCCCGGCTAA
- a CDS encoding RidA family protein — MRKTFGTGSVWEQTLGYSRAVQVDNTLFISATAASGPEGIVGNDFYSQTKYILEKLGAVLEDAGFSYEDVVQSKLYLTDISKWEDAGRAHGEVFGEIRPTLALVHVLPFLDPEMLVEIELVAQKSA; from the coding sequence ATGCGCAAGACATTCGGCACGGGCTCGGTCTGGGAACAGACCCTTGGCTACTCCCGTGCAGTCCAGGTGGACAACACTCTTTTCATCTCCGCCACGGCAGCTTCCGGGCCGGAGGGAATTGTGGGAAATGACTTCTACTCCCAGACCAAGTACATCCTTGAGAAGCTCGGTGCTGTCCTGGAAGACGCCGGCTTCTCCTACGAGGACGTTGTGCAGTCCAAGTTGTACCTGACGGACATCAGCAAGTGGGAGGATGCCGGCCGCGCACACGGTGAGGTCTTTGGTGAGATCCGCCCGACGCTCGCCTTGGTGCACGTGCTGCCGTTCCTCGATCCCGAAATGCTGGTGGAAATCGAGCTCGTGGCACAAAAGTCCGCCTAG